From Zingiber officinale cultivar Zhangliang chromosome 5B, Zo_v1.1, whole genome shotgun sequence, the proteins below share one genomic window:
- the LOC121987317 gene encoding uncharacterized protein LOC121987317 gives MEIEFYNNRAVGKNHSYWSRHLGKIVRDKHICPIQVKTWKDLTELDKQHMWDAVKKTSNQNSTNRVNGVMPHRTGSKPHRQLIYDMGGKDNNPPDIAKIFYETRHKNGKFVESKAQEKYDEIVKTIQSTASLSHIEVVEKCFGPQRHSHVFGFGGGMKRKHFNCSQATYIKDLEAKLHEKEEDNNNLKRRMDGIESRLAKIENENQPTSDEPAIDGEDDALMEVNRLP, from the exons ATGGAgattgaattctacaacaatcgtGCAGTGGGAAAAAATCATAGCTATTGGTCGAGACACTTGGGGAAAATCGTGCGTGACAAGCATATTTGCCCTATACAAGTGAAAACATGGAAGGACTTGACTGAATTAGACAAGCAACACATGTGGGATGCGGTGAAG AAAACCAGTAATCAGAATTCAACGAATCGGGTAAATGGAGTAATGCCTCATCGAACTGGAAGCAAGCCACACAGACAACTAATATATGACATG GGAGGCAAGGATAATAATCCACCTGACATTGCAAAAATTTTCTATGAGACTCGacataaaaatggaaagtttgttGAGTCAaaagcacaagaaaaatat GATGAGATTGTGAAGACTATTCAGTCTACTGCATCACTCTCACATATTGAGGTTGTTGAAAAGTGTTTTGGACCACAACGGCATAGCCATGTCTTTGGTTTCGGAGGTGGAATGAAAAGAAAACATTTTAATTGTTCACAAGCTACTTATATAAAAGATCTTGAGGCTAAGCTccatgagaaggaagaagataataATAACCTTAAGAGACGCATGGATGGAATTGAAAGTAGATTAGCCAAAATCGAGAATGAAAACCAACCAACTTCAGATGAACCTGCAATAGATGGTGAAG ATGATGCCCTGATGGAAGTTAATAGGCTGCCTTAA
- the LOC121986582 gene encoding uncharacterized protein LOC121986582, whose protein sequence is MSNFVGGSSRQRKGKELLVVSNEENARFKGLWTEKPYKYWGFGNDIDWLLDRIGWTNAGYLFSCSCASSPLHSGLTSLPLCTASERHATTHLSASQNNAFLPSLNSALPSPLSNGAALTRLLPFPCSSPSLSATTKEAQSKMKPMLTKSNVGNIQKPVKFLAPGKLAKERGYRHRTRHVGDSTGNASAYKSIGGNASAYKSIGGIRRLQVEEQKAQYIGNQGRIGGISAHTLIVHFEEDEWKERDFTEDSSFLDILNICKKFIDIYSVGFKVTDADGKLLRNDKDLLAMLKEHEDVENIEIYLDVDETAQPLHFKMPQDNPSFDSIPRVPKVRDVTILGYFKTNEKVKVRGDVVNGTEQASTVQWFITVSKNFDIETGLQAISKCTINKDFQIPIEAVGHYLVVKFTPMTEDGESGESRFAITDKYVDGKYISNLENYEFSIDFKLNS, encoded by the exons ATGTCGAACTTTGTCGGAGGGAGCTCTcgtcaaaggaaaggaaaagaattgTTGGTTGTCTCAAATGAGGAGaatgcacgcttcaaag GTTTATGGACCGAGAAACCTTACAAGTATTGGGGGTTTGGGaatgatattgattggttgcTTGATAGAATAGGTTGGACTAAT GCGGGTTATCTCTTCTCCTGTTCGTGCGCCTCTTCTCCTTTGCACAGCGGGCTCACGTCTCTTCCCCTCTGCACAGCGAGCGAGCGACACGCGACGACACACCTCTCCGCAAGTCAAAACAACGCCTTTCTTCCTTCTCTCAACAGCGCGCTTCCTTCTCCTCTCAGTAACGGCGCAGCCCTTACTCGTctccttccctttccttgctCATCTCCTTCCCTCTCAGCAACAACCAAGGAAGCTCAATCAAAG ATGAAACCAATGCTTACAAAAAGCAATGTAGGTAACATTCAAAAGCCTGTAAAATTTTTAGCACCTGGTAAGTTGGCCAAGGAGCGTGGATATAGACATAGAACGAGGCATGTTGGAGATTCTACTG GAAATGCATCAGCCTATAAGAGTATAGGGGGAAATGCATCCGCCTACAAAAGTATAGGGGGAATTCGAAGGCTACAAGTTGAAGAGCAAAAAGCACAATACATAGGCAATCAAGGAAGAATTG GTGGAATTTCAGCCCATACTCTTATTGTGCATTTTGAGGAAGATGAATGGAAAGAAAGAGATTTTACAGAAGATAGTTCTTTCTTGGATATCTTGAACATATGTAAAAAGTTTATTGATATATATTCTGTTGGTTTCAAAGTCACGGATGCGGATGGTAAGCTATTGAGAAATGATAAAGATTTATTGGCTATGCTGAAAGAACATGAAGACGTGGAGAACATAGAGATTTATTTAGATGTGGATGAAACTGCCCAACCATTACACTTCAAAATGCCTCAAGACAATCCATCCTTTG ATTCTATCCCAAGAGTTCCAAAAGTGAGAGATGTCACAATATTGGGTTATTTTAAGACAAATGAGAAAGTCAAAGTACGAGGGGATGTGGTAAACGGAACTGAACAAGCTAGTACAGTTCAATGGTTCATAACTGTTTCAAAGAACTTTGATATCGAGACGGGCTTGCAAGCTATTAGTAAATGTACCATCAACAAG gaTTTTCAAATACCAATTGAGGCTGTTGGTCATTATCTTGTTGTTAAATTTACACCTATGACTGAAGATGGTGAAAGTGGTGAATCGAGGTTTGCTATTACAGACAAATATGTTGATGGTAAGTATATTTCAAATTTAGAGAATTATGAGTTTTCTATTGATTTCAAATTGAACTCTTGA